The genomic DNA CACTAACGGGTGCTGTAATACATGGTAAAAAACTGGGCCGCACTCTTGGATTTCCCACAGCCAATATGGCTGTGGTTAACACGAAATTAATCCCTTCTAATGGTGTATATGCTGTAACGGTAACTATAAACGATGAACCCATTACCTATTATGGATTGCTATCCATAGGTAACCGCCCTACTTTTGACAACGGTGAAAAAAGTGTAGAAGTTTTTATAATAAATTTTGATAGGGATATTTACGAAAGAACCATCACAGTTACTCTTCAACATTTTCTGCGCACCGATCAAAAATTTAATTCGGCCGATGAACTAATTACGCAAATGAAAAAAGACAAAGTACAGGCCGAGGAAATATTCGGGGTACGATAAAATCGAATCCACTTCAACTACGCGAGCATGCATTCTATGCACCAGGCTTGGGCCTTCATTTAAATCTGTTACCTTTGTACAACACTTATCTATATCAATTGAACTATAGCCATAATAAAGTAAATAATATGTTCGTTTACTTTAGTGTGAAACAGCTCTGCAATATTTTCTTTTTGCTGGTTCTGGGTAACCATGCAGTGCATAGCCAGAATAGTATTGAAAAAATAAATGCCCTCCAACCCGACACAATTTTAAGCTACACCCGCGATTCAATAAGAGAAAATCAATTTTATCTTGAATCGCCTTTTGCAAAAGCCAGTCTTGAAAAAGATAAAACCCTTGATAAAATAAGCACGAGTGTAATTTATAAAATTGAATTAATATATACCACCTATCGCGAATCGGCAACATTTAATCAGGATAGTCTGAATAAAAAGCGATTAGAAAATTTACAAAAAATATATCCTCAATTTTTCGATGATGACATGATTGAATGGGGGAAAATAGCACTCACAGGTGCCTCGAACAAACGGGAGGGCAAGCAATTGTTTCACGGATTTATTTTCACATACCGACTTCCTCCGGCTACGGTAAAAATCGAAGACGAAATAAAAAAGATTAGCGACCTAATAAAAAATCCATCAACACTTGACAGTTTGCGAAAACTAAAACGCCCCAAGCGACTTATTATGCGGCAAATGCGTTATGATGAAATTACTCCGCCCATCTATCGCGATGGATGTGAAGCTTTAAAATCCTTCGTAAAAAAGAATGCAAAATATCCGGCCAAAGGTATTAAGCAAAATAACACAGGAGCGGTTTATGTAACCTTTAGCATCAATCAGAATGGAAACCTAATTGCACCAAAAATTATTAGCGGAATAGATGAATCCTGCAATGCAGCAGCCATTGCCTTATGCAACCAAATGCCCTTGTGGGGGCCCGGTTTGCGAAATCGCAAACCGGCAATTATTCGCGACACACTGATTTTTTACTTTATCCTGCCCGATAAACGCATAGAGGTTGAATGCACCCTCGAGCGAAAATCGTATAGAGAATATAAAAACACAGGACGCAATATTGAAATGATACCTGATAGCATAAGCGATGATGTGTCGATGAGCCTTCAGGACCTTGAAACTGATAGTGCGGTTACAAAAATTCTTTTGCGACAAAAATTTGAGAATGCCATCTATGTATG from Bacteroidota bacterium includes the following:
- a CDS encoding energy transducer TonB, with product MHSQNSIEKINALQPDTILSYTRDSIRENQFYLESPFAKASLEKDKTLDKISTSVIYKIELIYTTYRESATFNQDSLNKKRLENLQKIYPQFFDDDMIEWGKIALTGASNKREGKQLFHGFIFTYRLPPATVKIEDEIKKISDLIKNPSTLDSLRKLKRPKRLIMRQMRYDEITPPIYRDGCEALKSFVKKNAKYPAKGIKQNNTGAVYVTFSINQNGNLIAPKIISGIDESCNAAAIALCNQMPLWGPGLRNRKPAIIRDTLIFYFILPDKRIEVECTLERKSYREYKNTGRNIEMIPDSISDDVSMSLQDLETDSAVTKILLRQKFENAIYVCDVTGSMSPYTSQTLGYLQNQMKGKVRIAATFFNDGDDKADNDKLMGETGGVYHVATDNFDTLLQVAFNTMRKGSGGDTPENNIEACLKALQYAPWAKSIVMIADNYATPRDIELLEKLKIPVHVILCGAYKHANKYYIGLARNTKGSVHTMTEDLSGLHKLQDRDTFRFMNKTYRLSRGEIISIN